A genome region from Methylorubrum populi includes the following:
- a CDS encoding pyridoxamine 5'-phosphate oxidase family protein, which produces MHQGNHRDHEGAKRLFELTRDVKVAMLTTADPDGTLNSRPMWNNEIDENGDIWFFTKLHSPKTAEIGRDNQVNLAYADPSSQTYVSIAGKAEVIRDQRLIDEKWQESLKTWFPNGKGDPEVGLIRIHPEQGEYWDSPSSTMVHLYGYVKASLTGESPKTETRKVDLA; this is translated from the coding sequence ATGCACCAGGGCAACCATCGCGACCACGAGGGTGCGAAGAGGCTCTTCGAGCTGACCCGGGACGTCAAGGTCGCGATGCTGACCACGGCCGACCCGGACGGCACCCTCAACAGCCGCCCGATGTGGAACAACGAGATCGACGAGAACGGCGACATCTGGTTCTTCACCAAGCTGCACAGCCCGAAGACCGCCGAGATCGGCCGCGACAACCAGGTCAACCTCGCCTACGCGGACCCGTCGAGCCAGACCTACGTCTCGATCGCCGGCAAGGCCGAGGTGATCCGCGACCAGAGGCTGATCGACGAGAAGTGGCAGGAGAGCCTCAAGACGTGGTTCCCCAACGGCAAGGGCGACCCGGAGGTCGGCCTCATCCGCATCCACCCCGAGCAGGGCGAATACTGGGACAGCCCGTCGAGCACGATGGTCCACCTCTACGGCTACGTGAAGGCCTCGCTCACCGGCGAGAGCCCGAAGACCGAGACCAGGAAGGTCGACCTCGCCTGA